Proteins co-encoded in one Solea senegalensis isolate Sse05_10M linkage group LG8, IFAPA_SoseM_1, whole genome shotgun sequence genomic window:
- the cep126 gene encoding centrosomal protein of 126 kDa isoform X3: MTYESNLTKVRMQVLQDNFFYHSNSRFGAGGGLAHERQLLLEEQKLCKARARKLSLETNRRRKALEEKRRQLDMQDERLKESILQQRRQQIQDATERFQNAHLPPSQRRRRTFRRNVPTIEAALGQIQGTLSSNSQHSPLMSNNSNINRSCTPSLKPPTVSKSTHSPAVSAVEAYNRLLQEQFVAHVKNCQKVGETQQMQHDHSPQDSYLSDSCDSESPLSRDSLEIEDPNHSRNLQGSYSSFWPDSEKPHKNSGNQKDLFLSSDMTRSAARLLDVTVTPSENLKQETQEQSGALNNKTHFSKTETHSGLNNCNLLTLCEIIHPENFENSTQDNITVTDRANTALDSSCPKQDKLLDLTQKRVHDDRHLKHQPATDMHFVAKNGNSKEMQCGASPKPNILLNDSKIYNISQKSILQQTGKENHCLSSRSEPSAFINNLNYFINSELKHEKSINTPMLQHACSSSIPGDTPKCLKCPEEDKEKLPFSVGTSHSGREVRLLKGILKKKSRYVPGDATCASQLGHLIFAKQVALAIRDSVELTKVKAQDVESNNNIIKKRLRWFDGVHVEEEDEGRMKAAMSSHLPHSRKNLEDHQQCLSTVSWASKPGPNMTPPVSFGYQFTKKAWADVGVQVSLPQERANEVKVQCSTRPGGPKVPQRERSTRAASGPVSTQTRKGTVIRPQSATEVNQIAKTQGKVMVPRPPPRTESTEEKKTYIIPPCDMDQASANCKQAAAVKQALFKDTLEGFSSTCTRNLTRTNSTVMYTPMPPAYTHPISEDNTKGKTNSGHPETQGSGRRGIVFDEKRLCLDSTPTDEEIAELWHSIRGVFATKEESRKPGEDVHFLITYSVMCQP; the protein is encoded by the exons ATGACATACGAAAGTAATTTAACAAAAGTCAGGATGCAAGTCCTTCAGGACAACTTCTTCTACCACTC AAATTCGAGGTTTGGAGCTGGGGGAGGCCTCGCACACGAGAGACAACTCCTGCTGGAGGAGCAGAAATTATGCAAAGCTCGAGCTCGCAAGCTTTCCCTGGAAACCAATCGACGCAGGAA GGCGCTGGAGGAGAAACGCAGGCAGCTGGACATGCAGGACGAGCGGCTGAAAGAGAGCATCCTACAGCAACGCAGACAGCAAATACAGGACGCAACCGAGCGCTTCCAAAATGCCCATTTACCTCCCTCTCAGAGACGAAGGCGAA CCTTCAGGAGAAATGTCCCAACAATTGAAGCTGCACTAGGTCAAATTCAAGGCACCTTGAGCTCAAACTCCCAGCATTCACCTTTAATGTCCAACAATTCTAACATAAACAG AAGCTGCACTCCCTCTTTGAAACCTCCCACGGTTTCTAAATCCACCCACTCTCCTGCCGTCTCTGCTGTGGAGGCCTACAACAGACTGCTGCAGGAGCAGTTTGTGGCTCACGTCAAGAACTGTCAAAAAGTTGGAGAGACGCAGCAGATGCAACACGACCACAGTCCACAG gACAGCTACTTGTCTGATAGCTGTGATTCTGAAAGCCCTTTAAGTCGGGACAGTTTGGAGATTGAGGATCCCAACCACAGCAGAAATCTGCAGGGCTCCTACTCATCATTCTGGCCAGACTCAGAGAAACCCCATAAAAACTCTGGAAATCAAAAGGATTTGTTTCTATCTTCAGACATGACTAGATCAGCAGCTCGGCTGCTCGACGTTACTGTCACTCCATCTGAAAATCTGAAGCAGGAAACGCAGGAACAATCCGGAGCGCTTAACAATAAGACGCACTTTTCTAAAACAGAGACTCACTCTGGTCTGAACAACTGCAACTTATTAACACTTTGTGAAATTATACACCCAGAGAACTTTGAGAACAGTACCCAAGACAACATCACTGTTACAGATAGAGCCAACACAGCACTTGACTCTTCATGTCCAAAACAAGACAAGCTGTTGGATCTCACACAGAAGAGGGTCCATGATGACAGACACTTGAAACACCAGCCTGCTACAGATATGCATTTTGTTGCCAAAAATGGCAACAGCAAAGAGATGCAGTGTGGGGCTTCCCCAAAgccaaatattttattaaatgataGCAAAATCTATAATATCTCACAAAAAAGCATTCTCCAGCAAACAGGAAAGGAAAACCACTGTCTCTCATCCCGCAGTGAGCCCAGTGCTTTCATAAACAACCTCAATTATTTCATAAACTCTGAGCTGAAACATGAGAAGTCCATTAATACACCAATGCTGCAACATGCATGCTCGTCTAGCATTCCAGGAGACACGCCCAAATGCCTTAAGTGTCCTGAGGAGGACAAAGAAAAGTTGCCTTTTTCAGTGGGGACATCTCATTCAGGACGTGAAGTCAGATTACTCAAAGGGATTCTCAAAAAGAAGTCCAGATATGTGCCTGGAGATGCTACATGCGCGTCTCAATTAGGCCATTTAATTTTTGCAAAACAAGTAGCTTTAGCAATCAGGGACAGTGTTGAATTGACAAAGGTCAAAGCTCAGGATGTTGAGAGtaacaacaacataatcaaAAAGAGGCTGCGCTGGTTTGATGGGGTACATgtggaagaagaggatgaaggaCGGATGAAAGCAGCCATGTCTTCTCATCTTCCTCATTCAAGGAAAAACCTGGAAGACCACCAGCAATGTCTCAGTACAGTCTCATGGGCTTCCAAGCCTGGACCCAACATGACCCCGCCAGTCTCATTTGGTTATCAATTTACAAAGAAAGCGTGGGCAGATGTTGGGGTTCAAGTCAGTTTACCCCAGGAACGAGCAAACGAGGTCAAGGTGCAATGTAGCACCAGGCCTGGTGGCCCCAAGGTCCCTCAGAGAGAGCGCTCTACCAGAGCCGCATCGGGTCCTGTTTCTACACAGACTAGAAAGGGCACCGTCATACGACCTCAATCTGCCACCGAGGTGAATCAGATTGCCAAAACCCAAGGGAAGGTCATGGTGCCCCGCCCACCTCCTCGGACAGAGTcaacagaagaaaagaagacgTATATTATTCCTCCATGTGACATGGATCAAGCTAGTGCCAACTGTAAACAGGCTGCGGCTGTCAAACAGGCCCTGTTCAAGGATACACTGGAAGGCTTTTCCTCAACGTGCACACGTAATTTAACCAGAACTAATAGCACTGTTATGTACACACCAATGCCACCTGCGTATACACACCCCATCTCAGAGGACAACACAAAGGGAAAGACCAACTCGGGTCATCCGGAAACACAGGGTTCTGGCAGGAGAGGAATTGTGTTTGATGAAAAACGCCTCTGTTTGGATTCCACTCCCACAGATGAGGAGATTGCAGAGCTCTGGCACAGTATCCGTGGTGTCTTTGCCACCAAGGAAG AAAGCAGGAAACCTGGAGAAGATGTACATTTTCTAATTACTTATTCTGTAATGTGCCAACCCTGA
- the cep126 gene encoding centrosomal protein of 126 kDa isoform X1 yields the protein MTYESNLTKVRMQVLQDNFFYHSNSRFGAGGGLAHERQLLLEEQKLCKARARKLSLETNRRRKALEEKRRQLDMQDERLKESILQQRRQQIQDATERFQNAHLPPSQRRRRTFRRNVPTIEAALGQIQGTLSSNSQHSPLMSNNSNINRSCTPSLKPPTVSKSTHSPAVSAVEAYNRLLQEQFVAHVKNCQKVGETQQMQHDHSPQDSYLSDSCDSESPLSRDSLEIEDPNHSRNLQGSYSSFWPDSEKPHKNSGNQKDLFLSSDMTRSAARLLDVTVTPSENLKQETQEQSGALNNKTHFSKTETHSGLNNCNLLTLCEIIHPENFENSTQDNITVTDRANTALDSSCPKQDKLLDLTQKRVHDDRHLKHQPATDMHFVAKNGNSKEMQCGASPKPNILLNDSKIYNISQKSILQQTGKENHCLSSRSEPSAFINNLNYFINSELKHEKSINTPMLQHACSSSIPGDTPKCLKCPEEDKEKLPFSVGTSHSGREVRLLKGILKKKSRYVPGDATCASQLGHLIFAKQVALAIRDSVELTKVKAQDVESNNNIIKKRLRWFDGVHVEEEDEGRMKAAMSSHLPHSRKNLEDHQQCLSTVSWASKPGPNMTPPVSFGYQFTKKAWADVGVQVSLPQERANEVKVQCSTRPGGPKVPQRERSTRAASGPVSTQTRKGTVIRPQSATEVNQIAKTQGKVMVPRPPPRTESTEEKKTYIIPPCDMDQASANCKQAAAVKQALFKDTLEGFSSTCTRNLTRTNSTVMYTPMPPAYTHPISEDNTKGKTNSGHPETQGSGRRGIVFDEKRLCLDSTPTDEEIAELWHSIRGVFATKEVKTPVRGQPVESGRFERKVGMEQNGECPGSANTKLSQPIKQMVEPVMKFSRTFNGAFTDDGERGATQLHLAEGRTADPRKERVISAAMETAQTQCPGTGQHGELTSLSLEEQKILLSLDRLNHRLYCMQGQVPSHISRQGLVLIDAPPTKEIKVTNHNKQRLFSVNNHSLHSKKF from the exons ATGACATACGAAAGTAATTTAACAAAAGTCAGGATGCAAGTCCTTCAGGACAACTTCTTCTACCACTC AAATTCGAGGTTTGGAGCTGGGGGAGGCCTCGCACACGAGAGACAACTCCTGCTGGAGGAGCAGAAATTATGCAAAGCTCGAGCTCGCAAGCTTTCCCTGGAAACCAATCGACGCAGGAA GGCGCTGGAGGAGAAACGCAGGCAGCTGGACATGCAGGACGAGCGGCTGAAAGAGAGCATCCTACAGCAACGCAGACAGCAAATACAGGACGCAACCGAGCGCTTCCAAAATGCCCATTTACCTCCCTCTCAGAGACGAAGGCGAA CCTTCAGGAGAAATGTCCCAACAATTGAAGCTGCACTAGGTCAAATTCAAGGCACCTTGAGCTCAAACTCCCAGCATTCACCTTTAATGTCCAACAATTCTAACATAAACAG AAGCTGCACTCCCTCTTTGAAACCTCCCACGGTTTCTAAATCCACCCACTCTCCTGCCGTCTCTGCTGTGGAGGCCTACAACAGACTGCTGCAGGAGCAGTTTGTGGCTCACGTCAAGAACTGTCAAAAAGTTGGAGAGACGCAGCAGATGCAACACGACCACAGTCCACAG gACAGCTACTTGTCTGATAGCTGTGATTCTGAAAGCCCTTTAAGTCGGGACAGTTTGGAGATTGAGGATCCCAACCACAGCAGAAATCTGCAGGGCTCCTACTCATCATTCTGGCCAGACTCAGAGAAACCCCATAAAAACTCTGGAAATCAAAAGGATTTGTTTCTATCTTCAGACATGACTAGATCAGCAGCTCGGCTGCTCGACGTTACTGTCACTCCATCTGAAAATCTGAAGCAGGAAACGCAGGAACAATCCGGAGCGCTTAACAATAAGACGCACTTTTCTAAAACAGAGACTCACTCTGGTCTGAACAACTGCAACTTATTAACACTTTGTGAAATTATACACCCAGAGAACTTTGAGAACAGTACCCAAGACAACATCACTGTTACAGATAGAGCCAACACAGCACTTGACTCTTCATGTCCAAAACAAGACAAGCTGTTGGATCTCACACAGAAGAGGGTCCATGATGACAGACACTTGAAACACCAGCCTGCTACAGATATGCATTTTGTTGCCAAAAATGGCAACAGCAAAGAGATGCAGTGTGGGGCTTCCCCAAAgccaaatattttattaaatgataGCAAAATCTATAATATCTCACAAAAAAGCATTCTCCAGCAAACAGGAAAGGAAAACCACTGTCTCTCATCCCGCAGTGAGCCCAGTGCTTTCATAAACAACCTCAATTATTTCATAAACTCTGAGCTGAAACATGAGAAGTCCATTAATACACCAATGCTGCAACATGCATGCTCGTCTAGCATTCCAGGAGACACGCCCAAATGCCTTAAGTGTCCTGAGGAGGACAAAGAAAAGTTGCCTTTTTCAGTGGGGACATCTCATTCAGGACGTGAAGTCAGATTACTCAAAGGGATTCTCAAAAAGAAGTCCAGATATGTGCCTGGAGATGCTACATGCGCGTCTCAATTAGGCCATTTAATTTTTGCAAAACAAGTAGCTTTAGCAATCAGGGACAGTGTTGAATTGACAAAGGTCAAAGCTCAGGATGTTGAGAGtaacaacaacataatcaaAAAGAGGCTGCGCTGGTTTGATGGGGTACATgtggaagaagaggatgaaggaCGGATGAAAGCAGCCATGTCTTCTCATCTTCCTCATTCAAGGAAAAACCTGGAAGACCACCAGCAATGTCTCAGTACAGTCTCATGGGCTTCCAAGCCTGGACCCAACATGACCCCGCCAGTCTCATTTGGTTATCAATTTACAAAGAAAGCGTGGGCAGATGTTGGGGTTCAAGTCAGTTTACCCCAGGAACGAGCAAACGAGGTCAAGGTGCAATGTAGCACCAGGCCTGGTGGCCCCAAGGTCCCTCAGAGAGAGCGCTCTACCAGAGCCGCATCGGGTCCTGTTTCTACACAGACTAGAAAGGGCACCGTCATACGACCTCAATCTGCCACCGAGGTGAATCAGATTGCCAAAACCCAAGGGAAGGTCATGGTGCCCCGCCCACCTCCTCGGACAGAGTcaacagaagaaaagaagacgTATATTATTCCTCCATGTGACATGGATCAAGCTAGTGCCAACTGTAAACAGGCTGCGGCTGTCAAACAGGCCCTGTTCAAGGATACACTGGAAGGCTTTTCCTCAACGTGCACACGTAATTTAACCAGAACTAATAGCACTGTTATGTACACACCAATGCCACCTGCGTATACACACCCCATCTCAGAGGACAACACAAAGGGAAAGACCAACTCGGGTCATCCGGAAACACAGGGTTCTGGCAGGAGAGGAATTGTGTTTGATGAAAAACGCCTCTGTTTGGATTCCACTCCCACAGATGAGGAGATTGCAGAGCTCTGGCACAGTATCCGTGGTGTCTTTGCCACCAAGGAAG TAAAAACCCCGGTTAGAGGCCAGCCAGTGGAGAGTGGGCGGTTTGAGAGGAAAGTCGGCATGGAGCAGAACGGAGAGTGTCCTGGCTCAGCAAACACAAAGCTTTCCCAG CCAATAAAACAGATGGTGGAGCCAGTCATGAAGTTTTCCAGAACATTTAACGGGGCCTTTACAGACGATG GAGAAAGAGGAGCAACCCAGTTACACTTGGCTGAAGGACGCACTGCAGACCCACGCAAAGAAAGAGTTATTTCGGCTGCCATGGAAACGGCCCAAACACAGTGTCCAGGAACAGGGCAGCATGGGGAACTCACCAGCCTCTCCTTGGAAGAGCAGAAAATCCTTCTCTCTCTGGACAGACTTAACCACCGTCTGTACT GTATGCAGGGACAAGTTCCAAGTCATATCAGCAGGCAGGGCCTTGTACTCATTGATGCACCTCCT ACAAAGGAAATTAAAGTCACAAACCACAATAAGCAGCGTCTGTTCTCGGTGAACAACCACTCCCTACACTCAAAGAAGTTCTGA
- the cep126 gene encoding centrosomal protein of 126 kDa isoform X2: MTYESNLTKVRMQVLQDNFFYHSNSRFGAGGGLAHERQLLLEEQKLCKARARKLSLETNRRRKALEEKRRQLDMQDERLKESILQQRRQQIQDATERFQNAHLPPSQRRRRTFRRNVPTIEAALGQIQGTLSSNSQHSPLMSNNSNINSCTPSLKPPTVSKSTHSPAVSAVEAYNRLLQEQFVAHVKNCQKVGETQQMQHDHSPQDSYLSDSCDSESPLSRDSLEIEDPNHSRNLQGSYSSFWPDSEKPHKNSGNQKDLFLSSDMTRSAARLLDVTVTPSENLKQETQEQSGALNNKTHFSKTETHSGLNNCNLLTLCEIIHPENFENSTQDNITVTDRANTALDSSCPKQDKLLDLTQKRVHDDRHLKHQPATDMHFVAKNGNSKEMQCGASPKPNILLNDSKIYNISQKSILQQTGKENHCLSSRSEPSAFINNLNYFINSELKHEKSINTPMLQHACSSSIPGDTPKCLKCPEEDKEKLPFSVGTSHSGREVRLLKGILKKKSRYVPGDATCASQLGHLIFAKQVALAIRDSVELTKVKAQDVESNNNIIKKRLRWFDGVHVEEEDEGRMKAAMSSHLPHSRKNLEDHQQCLSTVSWASKPGPNMTPPVSFGYQFTKKAWADVGVQVSLPQERANEVKVQCSTRPGGPKVPQRERSTRAASGPVSTQTRKGTVIRPQSATEVNQIAKTQGKVMVPRPPPRTESTEEKKTYIIPPCDMDQASANCKQAAAVKQALFKDTLEGFSSTCTRNLTRTNSTVMYTPMPPAYTHPISEDNTKGKTNSGHPETQGSGRRGIVFDEKRLCLDSTPTDEEIAELWHSIRGVFATKEVKTPVRGQPVESGRFERKVGMEQNGECPGSANTKLSQPIKQMVEPVMKFSRTFNGAFTDDGERGATQLHLAEGRTADPRKERVISAAMETAQTQCPGTGQHGELTSLSLEEQKILLSLDRLNHRLYCMQGQVPSHISRQGLVLIDAPPTKEIKVTNHNKQRLFSVNNHSLHSKKF; encoded by the exons ATGACATACGAAAGTAATTTAACAAAAGTCAGGATGCAAGTCCTTCAGGACAACTTCTTCTACCACTC AAATTCGAGGTTTGGAGCTGGGGGAGGCCTCGCACACGAGAGACAACTCCTGCTGGAGGAGCAGAAATTATGCAAAGCTCGAGCTCGCAAGCTTTCCCTGGAAACCAATCGACGCAGGAA GGCGCTGGAGGAGAAACGCAGGCAGCTGGACATGCAGGACGAGCGGCTGAAAGAGAGCATCCTACAGCAACGCAGACAGCAAATACAGGACGCAACCGAGCGCTTCCAAAATGCCCATTTACCTCCCTCTCAGAGACGAAGGCGAA CCTTCAGGAGAAATGTCCCAACAATTGAAGCTGCACTAGGTCAAATTCAAGGCACCTTGAGCTCAAACTCCCAGCATTCACCTTTAATGTCCAACAATTCTAACATAAACAG CTGCACTCCCTCTTTGAAACCTCCCACGGTTTCTAAATCCACCCACTCTCCTGCCGTCTCTGCTGTGGAGGCCTACAACAGACTGCTGCAGGAGCAGTTTGTGGCTCACGTCAAGAACTGTCAAAAAGTTGGAGAGACGCAGCAGATGCAACACGACCACAGTCCACAG gACAGCTACTTGTCTGATAGCTGTGATTCTGAAAGCCCTTTAAGTCGGGACAGTTTGGAGATTGAGGATCCCAACCACAGCAGAAATCTGCAGGGCTCCTACTCATCATTCTGGCCAGACTCAGAGAAACCCCATAAAAACTCTGGAAATCAAAAGGATTTGTTTCTATCTTCAGACATGACTAGATCAGCAGCTCGGCTGCTCGACGTTACTGTCACTCCATCTGAAAATCTGAAGCAGGAAACGCAGGAACAATCCGGAGCGCTTAACAATAAGACGCACTTTTCTAAAACAGAGACTCACTCTGGTCTGAACAACTGCAACTTATTAACACTTTGTGAAATTATACACCCAGAGAACTTTGAGAACAGTACCCAAGACAACATCACTGTTACAGATAGAGCCAACACAGCACTTGACTCTTCATGTCCAAAACAAGACAAGCTGTTGGATCTCACACAGAAGAGGGTCCATGATGACAGACACTTGAAACACCAGCCTGCTACAGATATGCATTTTGTTGCCAAAAATGGCAACAGCAAAGAGATGCAGTGTGGGGCTTCCCCAAAgccaaatattttattaaatgataGCAAAATCTATAATATCTCACAAAAAAGCATTCTCCAGCAAACAGGAAAGGAAAACCACTGTCTCTCATCCCGCAGTGAGCCCAGTGCTTTCATAAACAACCTCAATTATTTCATAAACTCTGAGCTGAAACATGAGAAGTCCATTAATACACCAATGCTGCAACATGCATGCTCGTCTAGCATTCCAGGAGACACGCCCAAATGCCTTAAGTGTCCTGAGGAGGACAAAGAAAAGTTGCCTTTTTCAGTGGGGACATCTCATTCAGGACGTGAAGTCAGATTACTCAAAGGGATTCTCAAAAAGAAGTCCAGATATGTGCCTGGAGATGCTACATGCGCGTCTCAATTAGGCCATTTAATTTTTGCAAAACAAGTAGCTTTAGCAATCAGGGACAGTGTTGAATTGACAAAGGTCAAAGCTCAGGATGTTGAGAGtaacaacaacataatcaaAAAGAGGCTGCGCTGGTTTGATGGGGTACATgtggaagaagaggatgaaggaCGGATGAAAGCAGCCATGTCTTCTCATCTTCCTCATTCAAGGAAAAACCTGGAAGACCACCAGCAATGTCTCAGTACAGTCTCATGGGCTTCCAAGCCTGGACCCAACATGACCCCGCCAGTCTCATTTGGTTATCAATTTACAAAGAAAGCGTGGGCAGATGTTGGGGTTCAAGTCAGTTTACCCCAGGAACGAGCAAACGAGGTCAAGGTGCAATGTAGCACCAGGCCTGGTGGCCCCAAGGTCCCTCAGAGAGAGCGCTCTACCAGAGCCGCATCGGGTCCTGTTTCTACACAGACTAGAAAGGGCACCGTCATACGACCTCAATCTGCCACCGAGGTGAATCAGATTGCCAAAACCCAAGGGAAGGTCATGGTGCCCCGCCCACCTCCTCGGACAGAGTcaacagaagaaaagaagacgTATATTATTCCTCCATGTGACATGGATCAAGCTAGTGCCAACTGTAAACAGGCTGCGGCTGTCAAACAGGCCCTGTTCAAGGATACACTGGAAGGCTTTTCCTCAACGTGCACACGTAATTTAACCAGAACTAATAGCACTGTTATGTACACACCAATGCCACCTGCGTATACACACCCCATCTCAGAGGACAACACAAAGGGAAAGACCAACTCGGGTCATCCGGAAACACAGGGTTCTGGCAGGAGAGGAATTGTGTTTGATGAAAAACGCCTCTGTTTGGATTCCACTCCCACAGATGAGGAGATTGCAGAGCTCTGGCACAGTATCCGTGGTGTCTTTGCCACCAAGGAAG TAAAAACCCCGGTTAGAGGCCAGCCAGTGGAGAGTGGGCGGTTTGAGAGGAAAGTCGGCATGGAGCAGAACGGAGAGTGTCCTGGCTCAGCAAACACAAAGCTTTCCCAG CCAATAAAACAGATGGTGGAGCCAGTCATGAAGTTTTCCAGAACATTTAACGGGGCCTTTACAGACGATG GAGAAAGAGGAGCAACCCAGTTACACTTGGCTGAAGGACGCACTGCAGACCCACGCAAAGAAAGAGTTATTTCGGCTGCCATGGAAACGGCCCAAACACAGTGTCCAGGAACAGGGCAGCATGGGGAACTCACCAGCCTCTCCTTGGAAGAGCAGAAAATCCTTCTCTCTCTGGACAGACTTAACCACCGTCTGTACT GTATGCAGGGACAAGTTCCAAGTCATATCAGCAGGCAGGGCCTTGTACTCATTGATGCACCTCCT ACAAAGGAAATTAAAGTCACAAACCACAATAAGCAGCGTCTGTTCTCGGTGAACAACCACTCCCTACACTCAAAGAAGTTCTGA